Proteins from one Tissierellales bacterium genomic window:
- the floA gene encoding flotillin-like protein FloA (flotillin-like protein involved in membrane lipid rafts), translating into MSGAGFSIGLAILIIILVILFFTFIPVGLWITSYFSGAKVGIGNLIGMRLRRVVPSRIVNPMIKATKAGLSIGVDELEAHYLAGGNVNTLVDALIAAQRANIPLELERAAAIDLAGRDVLEAVQVSVNPKVIETPQIAAVSKNGIEVIVKARVTVRANIERLVGGAGEETIIARVGEGIVTTVGSSEAHKEVLENPDSISKTVLEKGLDSGTAFEILSIDIADVDVGRNIGAKLQTDQAEADKRIAQAKAEERRAMAVAREQEMRAEVGAMKAKVVEAESKVPLALAKALTEGDVGYMDYVNMKNIVADTEMRSSIGKMSDDEKHDK; encoded by the coding sequence ATGTCAGGTGCTGGTTTTTCAATTGGTTTGGCTATACTAATAATTATATTAGTTATATTATTTTTTACATTTATTCCTGTTGGTTTATGGATAACATCTTATTTTTCGGGTGCTAAAGTAGGAATAGGTAATTTAATAGGTATGAGACTTAGGAGAGTAGTTCCTTCAAGGATTGTTAATCCAATGATTAAGGCTACAAAAGCTGGATTAAGTATTGGAGTGGATGAATTAGAGGCCCATTACTTAGCAGGTGGAAATGTAAATACTTTAGTAGATGCTCTTATTGCAGCTCAAAGAGCTAACATTCCTTTGGAGCTAGAGAGAGCAGCAGCTATAGATTTAGCTGGAAGGGATGTTTTAGAAGCAGTTCAAGTAAGTGTAAATCCAAAAGTAATAGAAACACCTCAAATTGCAGCGGTATCTAAAAATGGTATTGAAGTGATTGTAAAGGCTAGAGTTACTGTGAGAGCAAATATAGAAAGATTGGTAGGAGGAGCAGGAGAAGAAACTATAATAGCAAGAGTAGGAGAAGGTATAGTAACTACTGTTGGTAGTTCAGAGGCTCATAAAGAAGTTTTAGAAAATCCAGACAGTATATCTAAAACAGTACTTGAGAAAGGGTTAGATTCTGGAACAGCTTTTGAAATATTATCTATTGATATAGCTGATGTAGATGTAGGTAGAAATATAGGAGCAAAACTTCAAACAGATCAAGCGGAGGCGGATAAGAGAATAGCTCAAGCAAAAGCAGAAGAGAGAAGGGCTATGGCAGTAGCAAGAGAACAAGAAATGAGAGCAGAAGTTGGGGCTATGAAGGCCAAAGTAGTAGAGGCAGAATCAAAAGTACCATTAGCTTTAGCCAAAGCATTAACAGAAGGAGATGTAGGGTATATGGACTATGTTAATATGAAGAATATAGTGGCGGATACAGAAATGAGAAGCTCTATAGGTAAGATGAGTGATGATGAAAAACATGACAAATAG
- the yqfC gene encoding sporulation protein YqfC codes for MMDNMDNIKYNISEIFELPKDIVMDLAKITVIGNIQVYVSNHKGIIEYSLDTVRINTNNGVIKITGENLHIKTIMAEEIIVLGYIEKIELLS; via the coding sequence ATGATGGATAATATGGATAATATTAAATATAATATTTCAGAGATATTTGAATTACCTAAAGATATAGTTATGGATTTAGCAAAAATTACAGTAATAGGAAATATTCAAGTGTATGTCTCCAATCATAAGGGAATTATTGAATATAGCTTAGATACTGTTAGGATAAATACGAATAATGGAGTCATTAAAATAACAGGAGAAAATCTGCATATAAAAACTATTATGGCTGAAGAAATAATTGTATTAGGATATATTGAAAAGATAGAATTATTAAGCTAA
- the yqfD gene encoding sporulation protein YqfD, giving the protein MLAIKLWNYFKGYVIIKVEGLTLEKFLNLAANSNIYIWDIKRMDYTLLEMKVSIKGFRELKKIANKGACRVYIKEKIGFPFFMNKLKKRKMLGFGFIIFLGLIFFLTSFIWEIEVSGNEITSNEDILELLENIDVKCGTMKYNVNKDQIKDIILDEIDALSFVNVEVKGTKLIIEIKEQDLPPKAIGKDTPCHIVAKKKGVVVKIVAKNGKGLVKEGDIVKEGQTLISGIIEDEEGENSYSVHSEGEVLAITRYSHQMEEPYIKVVEEETGRVHAEKEIKIGEKNFRLSKGEIPFDKYVEDIEEKKLINKDINLPIKLIVHNYKEVRSNEIKRNLEGLKESTQIKGVEEINKKLSKDAETVSKDVKYFAEDDKLITIVVLEVMEDIGKKQIITNGED; this is encoded by the coding sequence ATGTTAGCCATAAAATTATGGAATTATTTTAAAGGATATGTTATTATTAAAGTTGAAGGTTTAACCTTGGAAAAGTTTTTAAACCTTGCAGCTAACAGTAATATATACATTTGGGATATTAAAAGAATGGATTATACATTGTTAGAAATGAAGGTATCTATTAAAGGATTCAGAGAATTAAAAAAGATTGCCAATAAAGGAGCTTGTAGAGTATATATAAAAGAGAAAATAGGATTTCCTTTTTTTATGAATAAACTTAAAAAAAGAAAAATGTTAGGTTTTGGATTTATAATTTTCCTAGGGCTTATATTTTTTTTAACTTCATTTATTTGGGAGATAGAAGTAAGCGGCAATGAGATTACTTCTAATGAAGATATTTTGGAATTATTGGAAAATATAGATGTTAAATGTGGTACAATGAAATATAATGTAAATAAAGACCAAATTAAGGATATTATATTAGATGAGATTGATGCTTTATCTTTTGTAAATGTAGAGGTTAAAGGAACAAAATTAATAATAGAAATAAAAGAACAGGATCTACCCCCAAAAGCAATTGGTAAGGATACACCTTGTCATATAGTTGCTAAGAAGAAAGGGGTAGTTGTTAAAATTGTAGCTAAAAATGGAAAAGGTCTTGTAAAAGAAGGAGATATAGTAAAGGAAGGTCAAACGTTAATTTCGGGAATAATAGAAGATGAGGAAGGTGAAAATAGCTATTCAGTTCACTCTGAAGGAGAAGTACTTGCTATTACACGATATTCTCATCAGATGGAGGAGCCTTATATAAAGGTGGTAGAGGAAGAGACAGGAAGGGTGCACGCCGAAAAGGAAATTAAGATTGGTGAAAAAAATTTTCGACTATCCAAAGGAGAAATACCTTTTGATAAATATGTAGAGGATATAGAAGAAAAAAAGTTAATAAATAAAGATATAAATTTACCTATTAAATTAATCGTTCATAATTACAAAGAAGTTAGAAGTAATGAAATCAAACGAAATTTAGAAGGATTAAAAGAATCTACTCAAATTAAAGGGGTAGAGGAAATAAATAAAAAATTATCTAAAGATGCAGAAACAGTATCAAAGGATGTAAAATACT